In Pyxidicoccus xibeiensis, the following proteins share a genomic window:
- a CDS encoding sensor histidine kinase, whose product MQMTAPRLHERTARLFAAQLQGIWQRVDGLFAWLMVGQWVFAVGVAWTFSPYAWEGKVHAVHVHVQTAILAGAVISSLPIMLAYWRPGAALTRHVVGLSQMLWSALLIHLTAGRIETHFHIFASLAFLAFYRDPWVLLSASVTIILDRFARGLLWPESVYGVVEAEWWRFLELAFWVVLTDSVLIAGCRVARREAWETAERRAEAELAHEQKVHSQEQALVRAEQELREFQQQFSRMEKLASVGQLAASISHELRNPLAAARTALSCVLLRVSNLQGALTDSRILHCLDVTERELAVCARIISDVLDFARERPPQLAPCALRPLVDEVVGVVPQRAGVRVHNTVPDSLPVPLLDRELFRMVLVNLVQNAVEAVPPGGNGNVRIHAEGGDALPWRIRVVDDGPGIPEEVLSKIFEPLFTTKTQGTGLGLAIVSALVHKHGGTLSVNSQVGQGTEFLIELPAEALARTA is encoded by the coding sequence ATGCAGATGACGGCACCACGGCTTCACGAGCGCACGGCGCGGCTCTTCGCCGCACAGCTGCAGGGCATCTGGCAGCGGGTGGATGGGTTGTTCGCCTGGTTGATGGTGGGCCAGTGGGTGTTCGCCGTGGGGGTGGCGTGGACCTTCTCGCCGTACGCGTGGGAGGGAAAGGTCCACGCGGTGCACGTCCACGTGCAGACCGCCATCCTGGCGGGAGCGGTCATCAGCTCCCTGCCCATCATGCTGGCGTACTGGCGTCCGGGGGCGGCGCTCACGCGCCACGTGGTGGGGCTGTCGCAGATGCTCTGGTCGGCGCTGCTCATCCACCTGACGGCCGGGCGCATCGAGACGCACTTCCACATCTTCGCGTCGCTGGCCTTCCTCGCCTTCTACCGGGACCCGTGGGTGCTGCTGTCCGCGAGCGTCACCATCATCCTGGACCGCTTCGCCCGGGGCCTGCTGTGGCCGGAGTCCGTCTACGGCGTGGTGGAGGCGGAGTGGTGGCGCTTCCTGGAGCTCGCCTTCTGGGTGGTGCTCACCGACAGCGTGCTCATCGCGGGGTGCCGCGTCGCCCGGCGAGAGGCGTGGGAGACGGCGGAGCGCCGGGCGGAGGCGGAGCTGGCGCACGAGCAGAAGGTCCACAGCCAGGAGCAGGCGCTCGTCCGCGCCGAGCAGGAGCTGCGCGAGTTCCAGCAGCAGTTCTCCCGCATGGAGAAGCTGGCCAGCGTGGGCCAGCTCGCGGCGAGCATCAGCCATGAGCTGCGCAACCCGCTCGCCGCGGCGCGCACGGCGCTGTCCTGTGTGCTGCTGCGGGTGTCGAATCTCCAGGGCGCGCTGACGGACTCGCGCATCCTCCACTGCCTGGACGTGACGGAGCGGGAGCTGGCCGTGTGTGCCCGCATCATCTCGGACGTGCTGGACTTCGCGCGCGAGCGTCCGCCCCAGCTGGCCCCGTGCGCGCTGCGCCCGCTGGTGGACGAGGTCGTCGGCGTGGTGCCCCAGCGCGCGGGCGTGCGCGTGCACAACACGGTGCCGGACTCGCTCCCGGTGCCCCTGCTGGACCGGGAGCTGTTCCGCATGGTGCTGGTGAACCTGGTGCAGAACGCCGTGGAGGCGGTGCCCCCGGGCGGCAACGGCAATGTCCGCATCCACGCGGAGGGCGGCGACGCGCTGCCCTGGCGCATCCGCGTGGTGGACGACGGGCCGGGCATCCCCGAGGAGGTGCTGTCGAAGATTTTCGAGCCCCTCTTCACCACGAAGACGCAGGGCACGGGGCTGGGGCTCGCCATCGTCTCCGCCCTGGTGCACAAGCACGGGGGCACGCTGTCCGTGAACAGCCAGGTGGGCCAGGGCACGGAGTTCCTCATCGAGCTGCCCGCGGAGGCGCTCGCGCGGACCGCGTGA
- a CDS encoding putative glycolipid-binding domain-containing protein gives MTSQRPDVTSDKAPAWRCLRALVWRQLDATGSEYFELRESGEGWQLAGSVVLVEDGAPFAVDYTVTCDGQWATREARIHLRRGGVAQSLHLRVDAQRRWWRGDEEVPQFRGLTDVDLAFTPSTNTLPIRRLALDVGQGSDVTAAWVRMPDLSLEPLPQRYTRLTQSRYRYESRGGSFTAEVEADAHGLVMTYPPGWERIADTGR, from the coding sequence ATGACCTCCCAGCGTCCCGATGTGACTTCCGACAAGGCCCCTGCGTGGCGGTGTCTGCGCGCGCTCGTCTGGCGGCAGCTGGACGCCACGGGGAGCGAGTACTTCGAGCTGCGCGAGTCCGGCGAGGGCTGGCAGCTGGCCGGCTCCGTGGTGCTCGTGGAGGACGGCGCCCCCTTCGCGGTGGACTACACCGTGACGTGTGACGGGCAGTGGGCCACGCGCGAGGCGCGCATCCACCTGCGGCGTGGGGGCGTGGCGCAGTCGCTCCACCTCCGCGTGGATGCGCAGCGGCGCTGGTGGCGGGGCGACGAGGAGGTGCCCCAGTTCCGCGGGCTCACCGACGTCGACCTGGCCTTCACGCCCTCCACGAACACCCTGCCCATCCGCCGGCTCGCGCTGGACGTGGGGCAGGGGAGCGACGTGACGGCCGCGTGGGTCCGCATGCCGGATCTCTCGCTGGAGCCGCTGCCGCAGCGGTACACGCGCCTGACGCAGTCACGGTACCGCTACGAGAGCCGCGGCGGCAGCTTCACCGCCGAGGTGGAGGCGGACGCGCACGGGCTCGTCATGACCTATCCGCCCGGCTGGGAGCGCATCGCCGATACCGGCCGCTGA
- a CDS encoding helix-turn-helix transcriptional regulator yields MPRLHASLLLSEPDLQLSRVTCDGHDGPRLEEEAAEGERLVLALHGRFQFRDARTRAVVGPGVGLLMRSHQPCEISHPHGGGDACLSVRGTWVRRWMDPGAATFSVSAEAYVSLQAVLARVARRESVERIEVEEALSLAVAPSTHPEGATAPSPRERTIAEAIAHEVALRFDSRVTLEELSRSAGVSVFHASRVFRRVMGTGIHQHQQEVRLRHALALLLDTRLPLAEVALEAGFANQGHLGNAFRLRYGRTPGTLRREQVRRSS; encoded by the coding sequence ATGCCGCGCCTGCACGCCTCGCTCCTGCTGAGCGAACCGGACCTCCAGCTCTCCCGGGTGACCTGCGATGGCCACGACGGCCCGCGCCTCGAGGAAGAGGCCGCGGAAGGCGAGCGGCTGGTGCTCGCGCTCCACGGCCGCTTCCAGTTCCGCGACGCCAGGACGCGCGCGGTGGTGGGCCCCGGCGTCGGCCTGCTGATGCGCTCGCACCAGCCCTGTGAAATCAGCCACCCCCACGGCGGCGGAGACGCCTGCCTCTCCGTGCGCGGCACCTGGGTGCGCCGGTGGATGGACCCGGGCGCGGCCACCTTCTCCGTCAGCGCGGAGGCCTACGTGAGCCTCCAGGCAGTGCTCGCCCGCGTGGCCCGCCGTGAGTCCGTGGAGCGCATCGAAGTCGAGGAGGCGCTGTCCCTCGCCGTGGCGCCCTCTACGCATCCGGAGGGCGCCACCGCGCCGAGCCCGCGCGAGCGGACCATCGCCGAAGCCATCGCCCACGAGGTGGCGCTCCGCTTCGACTCGCGCGTCACCCTCGAGGAGCTGTCCCGGAGCGCGGGCGTTTCCGTCTTCCACGCGAGCCGGGTGTTCCGCCGGGTGATGGGGACGGGCATCCACCAGCACCAGCAGGAGGTCCGGCTGCGGCACGCGCTCGCGCTGCTGCTGGACACGCGGCTGCCGCTGGCCGAGGTGGCGCTGGAGGCCGGCTTCGCCAACCAGGGCCACCTGGGCAATGCCTTCAGGCTGCGCTACGGGCGCACGCCAGGCACCCTGCGCAGGGAGCAGGTGCGGCGGAGCTCCTGA
- a CDS encoding HAD family hydrolase has protein sequence MQLRAVVFDLDGTLVDSLGDIADAMNHALAHHGLPTHPEPAYLRFVGEGVKELVRRAVPAGRDDLLEPVLATYRARYDTHLFDRTAPYPGVVEVLAALAEDGVRLGVLSNKSDGFVKRLVERLLPGVRFDAVYGERPGVPRKPDPTAALALAAELGAQPGVCGFVGDTSIDMDTARAAGMYGVGVTWGFRDVSELRAHGARAVATTADELLAALRTART, from the coding sequence ATGCAGCTACGCGCCGTCGTCTTCGACCTCGATGGGACGCTGGTGGACTCGCTGGGGGACATCGCGGATGCGATGAACCACGCCCTGGCGCACCATGGCCTGCCCACGCACCCGGAGCCCGCCTACCTGCGCTTCGTGGGTGAGGGTGTGAAGGAGCTGGTGCGCCGGGCGGTGCCGGCCGGGCGTGACGACCTGCTGGAGCCGGTGCTGGCCACGTACCGCGCGCGCTACGACACGCACCTGTTCGACCGGACGGCGCCGTACCCCGGTGTCGTGGAGGTGCTGGCCGCGCTCGCGGAGGACGGCGTGCGGCTGGGCGTGCTGAGCAACAAGTCGGACGGCTTCGTGAAGCGGCTGGTGGAGCGGCTGCTGCCGGGCGTGCGCTTCGATGCCGTGTATGGCGAGCGGCCGGGCGTGCCTCGCAAGCCGGACCCCACGGCGGCGCTGGCCCTGGCGGCGGAGCTGGGCGCGCAGCCCGGCGTGTGCGGCTTCGTGGGCGACACCTCCATCGACATGGACACGGCGCGCGCGGCGGGGATGTACGGCGTGGGCGTCACCTGGGGCTTCCGGGACGTCTCCGAGCTGCGGGCCCATGGTGCGCGGGCGGTGGCCACCACCGCGGACGAGCTGCTGGCGGCGCTGCGCACCGCGCGGACCTGA
- a CDS encoding ExbD/TolR family protein, translating into MAIQVPGKRYGKRLQHSKVFGHGGHGKKNGYADLLITPLVDMFVIIVLFLIANFSATGEVLMMTKDIELPEAANVKEVEMHPVVMVSNDQVSVSGTIVGRVEDFSKDEYLNIPALEEKLRDMKKQYEDLHAMAKDDANGFKGDINIQAHKDVEYAIIKRVMFSCATAGYNNINFAVMTVAGDAPAGPTAQVTP; encoded by the coding sequence ATGGCCATCCAGGTCCCAGGCAAGCGGTACGGCAAGCGCCTCCAGCATTCCAAGGTGTTCGGACACGGCGGACACGGGAAGAAGAACGGCTACGCCGACCTTCTCATCACCCCGCTGGTCGACATGTTCGTCATCATCGTGCTCTTCCTCATCGCGAACTTCTCCGCGACGGGCGAGGTGCTGATGATGACCAAGGACATCGAACTTCCCGAGGCGGCGAACGTCAAGGAAGTGGAGATGCACCCCGTCGTCATGGTGTCCAACGACCAGGTCAGCGTGTCGGGCACCATCGTGGGTCGCGTGGAGGACTTCTCCAAGGACGAGTACCTCAACATTCCCGCGCTGGAGGAGAAGCTCCGGGACATGAAGAAGCAGTACGAGGACCTCCACGCCATGGCGAAGGACGACGCCAACGGCTTCAAGGGCGACATCAACATCCAGGCTCACAAGGATGTGGAGTACGCCATCATCAAGCGGGTGATGTTCAGCTGCGCCACGGCCGGCTACAACAACATCAACTTCGCGGTGATGACCGTCGCGGGTGATGCGCCGGCGGGCCCCACGGCCCAGGTGACGCCGTAG
- a CDS encoding ExbD/TolR family protein translates to MAGGMDTGQGGKGKKSLDVAINLTAFIDLMAVTISFLIMTAVWTQIGRLQVSQAGGPSTEEEQKVEETKTVQLNLLITPTELRLTADQSAFDPIPLTQDSKGKTDLTKLVARFKELKAQLPDQTAITLQPEDKVRYEILVRIIDECIGAGLPQVSVSAAMG, encoded by the coding sequence ATGGCCGGCGGAATGGACACAGGTCAAGGTGGCAAGGGCAAGAAGTCGCTCGACGTCGCCATCAACCTGACCGCTTTCATTGACCTGATGGCGGTGACCATCAGCTTTCTCATCATGACGGCAGTCTGGACCCAGATTGGCCGCCTCCAGGTCTCCCAGGCGGGAGGCCCCTCCACGGAGGAGGAGCAGAAGGTGGAGGAGACCAAGACGGTCCAGCTCAACCTGCTGATTACTCCCACGGAGCTGCGGCTGACGGCGGACCAGAGCGCCTTCGACCCGATTCCCCTCACCCAGGACAGCAAGGGCAAGACCGACCTGACCAAGCTGGTGGCGCGCTTCAAGGAACTGAAGGCGCAGCTGCCGGACCAGACGGCCATCACCCTGCAGCCCGAGGACAAGGTCCGCTACGAGATCCTGGTTCGCATCATCGACGAGTGCATCGGCGCTGGGCTGCCCCAGGTGTCGGTGTCCGCGGCGATGGGCTAG
- a CDS encoding MotA/TolQ/ExbB proton channel family protein translates to MNLGFLTNLTVLANTGGPERGFFEEVAKRWEAGQWGMYPIAVCLVIALAIMVERGIVLFGKASINKEAFLRGLKKHIYAGDLDKAINYVAGQKSTPLTNVIKAGLMNVPKGNDEVQAALDEASLRETPRLEARTGYLAMLGNAAMLAGLLGTVSGLISCFEAVANVNPADKATILANGISEAMNCTGFGLVTAIPALVAFSVLMGRTQALINDINETSVSVLNLIVANKDKFKNMNVPSATHHEE, encoded by the coding sequence ATGAACCTGGGGTTTCTGACGAATCTGACCGTACTCGCGAATACCGGCGGCCCGGAGCGAGGCTTCTTCGAGGAAGTCGCGAAGCGCTGGGAGGCCGGTCAGTGGGGTATGTACCCCATCGCGGTGTGTCTCGTTATCGCACTCGCCATCATGGTCGAGCGCGGTATCGTCCTCTTCGGCAAGGCTTCCATCAACAAGGAAGCCTTCCTCCGGGGCCTGAAGAAGCACATCTACGCGGGTGACCTGGACAAGGCCATCAACTACGTGGCCGGCCAGAAGTCCACGCCGCTCACCAACGTCATCAAGGCCGGCCTGATGAACGTGCCGAAGGGCAACGACGAGGTCCAGGCGGCCCTCGACGAGGCCAGCCTGCGCGAGACGCCCCGTCTCGAGGCGCGCACCGGCTACCTGGCCATGCTCGGCAACGCGGCGATGCTCGCCGGTCTGCTCGGCACCGTGTCGGGTCTCATCTCCTGCTTCGAGGCCGTGGCCAACGTGAACCCGGCCGACAAGGCGACCATTCTCGCCAACGGTATTTCCGAAGCCATGAACTGCACGGGCTTCGGGCTCGTGACGGCAATCCCGGCGCTGGTGGCCTTCTCCGTGCTGATGGGCCGCACGCAGGCGCTCATCAACGACATCAACGAGACGAGCGTCTCCGTCCTCAACCTCATCGTGGCCAACAAGGACAAGTTCAAGAACATGAACGTGCCCTCGGCGACCCACCACGAGGAGTAG
- a CDS encoding GspE/PulE/PilB domain-containing protein gives MARKRIGELLLEQRAISVAQLEAGLAAHRKSGQRLGATLIAQGAITEATLAGVLSQALGLQQVDLAAVTPEWAAVHLLRARFCEQHDLFPYALESVGGRRQLVVAMSDPLNVTAVEEIEFTSGLKVNVRVAALSAVRSAILRYYHKVPVAAANTAATAAPGASRPAPVKPLVAPPVQKARAAPPPEEDDDEVIVGEELPPGETTQRTSLAELIREREEQRKQRRGQATAKPKPAASGGGVLDDLDFLFGQAREDPDRIEELERKFWALMRIMARKGLLTKDEFTRELDDEGER, from the coding sequence ATGGCGAGGAAGCGCATTGGCGAGCTGCTGTTGGAGCAGCGGGCGATCAGCGTTGCGCAGCTCGAGGCGGGGCTGGCGGCGCACCGCAAATCCGGGCAGCGACTGGGGGCCACTCTCATCGCGCAGGGGGCGATCACGGAGGCGACGCTCGCGGGCGTGCTGAGCCAGGCCCTGGGGTTGCAGCAGGTGGACCTGGCGGCAGTCACTCCCGAGTGGGCGGCGGTGCACCTGCTGCGGGCCCGCTTCTGCGAGCAGCACGATTTGTTCCCCTACGCGCTGGAGAGCGTGGGCGGGCGGCGGCAGCTCGTGGTGGCGATGAGTGATCCGCTCAACGTGACGGCGGTGGAGGAGATCGAGTTCACCAGCGGACTCAAGGTGAACGTGCGCGTGGCGGCCCTGTCGGCGGTGCGCAGCGCGATTCTGCGCTACTACCACAAGGTTCCGGTGGCCGCGGCGAACACCGCAGCCACGGCGGCGCCGGGCGCGTCCCGGCCCGCGCCTGTGAAGCCGCTCGTCGCGCCCCCCGTGCAGAAGGCCCGGGCGGCGCCGCCCCCGGAGGAGGACGACGACGAGGTCATCGTCGGAGAGGAGCTGCCTCCGGGAGAGACCACGCAGCGCACGTCCCTGGCGGAGCTGATCCGCGAGCGGGAGGAGCAGCGCAAGCAGCGGCGGGGGCAGGCGACCGCGAAGCCGAAGCCGGCGGCGAGCGGCGGTGGCGTGCTGGACGACCTGGACTTCCTCTTCGGGCAGGCTCGCGAGGACCCGGACCGCATCGAGGAGCTGGAGCGCAAGTTCTGGGCGCTGATGCGCATCATGGCGCGCAAGGGGCTGCTGACGAAGGACGAGTTCACCCGCGAGCTGGACGACGAGGGCGAGCGCTGA
- a CDS encoding AlkA N-terminal domain-containing protein, protein MDLLDRDACYRALQTRDARFDGRLFVGVTSTGIYCRPICPARTASFKNCRFYASAAAAQEEGFRPCLRCRPETAPDLASWNGTSSTVSRALALIADGGLDGGEAGVDALAERLGVGGRQLRRLFKQHLGASPIAVEQTRRVLFAKQLLQETRMPMAEVALASGFGSVRRFNETFHDLFHRPPRELRRKAQTELPEGSVAEAGVTLRLRYRPPYDWPAMLAYLEARAIDGVEQVAAGSYRRTVAHEGRLGTVEVRHEPARDNLVVTVRFPSVKALPAILARVRRVFDVGADIEAIGAHLSRDPFLAPLLAQRPGLRAPGGWDGFELAVRAILGQQVTVVAARRLAGQLVALCGEPLPAPASLHARLTRAFPSAEQVARADLGALGMPSARRASLKALAEAALADPHLFRPSGTVEEAIARLRAIRGVGEWTAQYIALRALRETDAFPASDIALLRGAANGAGERPTPEDLLQRAEPWRPWRAYAAQHLWAADAAGARPRESPLLVDLPSPSIDRTTAHAPRESVMGEAMPAHRDGTAAPKRRSQRRRPVMAEALSPLMDSTTLPKGTRVPPEARHG, encoded by the coding sequence ATGGACCTGCTCGACCGCGACGCGTGCTACCGCGCCCTCCAGACCCGCGATGCGCGGTTCGATGGACGGCTGTTCGTCGGGGTGACCTCGACGGGCATCTACTGCCGCCCCATCTGCCCCGCACGCACCGCGAGCTTCAAGAACTGCCGCTTCTATGCGTCGGCCGCCGCCGCGCAGGAGGAGGGCTTCCGGCCGTGCCTGCGCTGCCGCCCCGAGACGGCGCCGGACCTGGCCTCCTGGAATGGAACTTCCAGCACCGTCTCCCGGGCCCTGGCGCTCATCGCGGACGGTGGCCTGGACGGGGGTGAGGCGGGAGTCGACGCGCTGGCCGAGCGCCTGGGCGTGGGCGGGAGACAGCTCCGCCGACTGTTCAAGCAGCACCTGGGGGCGTCGCCCATCGCCGTCGAACAGACGCGGCGCGTGCTCTTCGCCAAGCAGCTCCTCCAGGAGACGCGGATGCCCATGGCGGAGGTGGCGCTCGCGTCCGGATTCGGCAGCGTCCGGCGCTTCAACGAGACGTTCCATGACCTGTTCCACCGTCCGCCGCGAGAGCTGCGCCGCAAGGCCCAGACGGAGCTTCCGGAGGGCTCCGTCGCGGAGGCAGGTGTCACACTGCGACTTCGCTACCGGCCACCGTATGACTGGCCCGCGATGCTCGCGTACCTGGAGGCGCGCGCCATCGATGGCGTGGAGCAGGTTGCAGCCGGGAGCTACCGGCGCACCGTGGCGCATGAGGGCAGGCTCGGCACCGTGGAGGTGCGCCACGAGCCTGCGCGGGACAACCTGGTGGTGACGGTCCGCTTCCCGAGCGTGAAAGCCCTGCCGGCCATCCTGGCCCGCGTGCGGCGGGTGTTCGACGTGGGTGCGGACATCGAGGCCATTGGTGCCCACCTCTCGCGAGACCCGTTCCTGGCGCCCCTGCTGGCGCAGCGGCCCGGCCTGCGTGCACCGGGAGGGTGGGACGGCTTCGAGCTCGCGGTACGCGCCATCCTCGGCCAGCAGGTCACCGTCGTCGCCGCGCGCCGGCTCGCGGGCCAGCTGGTGGCGCTGTGTGGTGAGCCCCTTCCCGCTCCCGCGAGCCTCCACGCGAGGCTGACGCGCGCGTTTCCTTCCGCCGAGCAGGTGGCCAGGGCCGACCTGGGTGCGCTCGGCATGCCCTCGGCTCGGAGGGCCTCGCTCAAGGCGCTGGCGGAGGCGGCGCTCGCGGACCCCCACCTGTTCCGCCCCTCCGGCACCGTGGAGGAGGCGATTGCGCGGCTGCGCGCGATTCGGGGCGTGGGCGAGTGGACGGCGCAGTACATCGCGCTGCGCGCGCTGCGGGAGACAGACGCGTTTCCCGCCAGTGACATCGCGCTGCTCAGGGGCGCGGCGAACGGGGCGGGTGAGCGGCCGACACCCGAGGACCTGCTCCAGCGTGCCGAGCCATGGCGGCCCTGGCGGGCCTACGCCGCGCAGCACCTGTGGGCCGCGGACGCCGCCGGAGCGCGTCCGAGAGAAAGTCCCCTCCTGGTTGACCTCCCGTCTCCGAGCATCGACCGCACCACAGCGCACGCGCCGCGAGAGTCCGTCATGGGAGAGGCCATGCCTGCCCATCGCGACGGCACCGCAGCGCCGAAGCGGAGGAGCCAGCGCCGGAGGCCCGTCATGGCTGAGGCATTGTCGCCACTCATGGACAGCACCACCCTGCCGAAGGGAACGCGCGTTCCACCGGAGGCCCGTCATGGCTGA
- the ogt gene encoding methylated-DNA--[protein]-cysteine S-methyltransferase translates to MAEPLRLLIDRTDTPIGELVIVADREGRLRAVDWTDYESRLQRLLRLHYGEHGFALEPARNPGGLTKVMAAYFEGDLGVISRLPVETGGTPFQRTVWAALRDIPCGATVSYSELAKRIDRPAAVRAVGLANGANPVGIVVPCHRVVGANGSLTGYGGGLERKRWLLAHESRAHPGARQASAR, encoded by the coding sequence ATGGCTGAGCCCCTGCGTCTGCTCATCGACCGGACCGACACGCCGATAGGCGAGCTGGTCATCGTCGCGGACCGAGAAGGCCGGCTGCGCGCCGTCGACTGGACCGACTACGAGTCCCGCCTCCAGCGGCTGCTGCGCCTGCACTATGGCGAGCACGGCTTCGCGCTGGAGCCGGCACGGAATCCCGGAGGCCTCACGAAGGTGATGGCCGCCTACTTCGAGGGAGACCTCGGCGTCATCTCCCGCCTGCCAGTGGAGACGGGCGGCACGCCCTTCCAGCGCACGGTCTGGGCCGCGCTGCGTGACATCCCCTGCGGCGCCACCGTCTCCTACTCCGAGCTGGCGAAGCGAATCGACCGCCCCGCCGCCGTGCGGGCCGTGGGCCTCGCGAACGGCGCGAACCCGGTGGGCATCGTCGTCCCGTGCCACCGCGTGGTGGGAGCCAACGGCTCTCTCACCGGCTACGGAGGCGGCCTCGAGCGGAAGCGCTGGCTGCTCGCCCACGAATCCCGGGCACATCCGGGTGCGCGGCAGGCGTCTGCCCGTTAG
- a CDS encoding isocitrate lyase/PEP mutase family protein produces MTSHASKNAQVFRQLHAEGLLLLANAWDAGTARVIESQGAKALATTSAGVAWAHGYMDGDALPVKLLVATVAAITRVTKVPLTVDVEGGYSSDPAAVGEAIAAVIDAGAVGINLEDGGGAPELLSAKIEAVKRTAARLGVDLFVNARTDVYLRGLAPKGRQVEEALARAERYRAAGADGLFVPGVTDAAEIRALASGTKLPLNVMARPGLPTVAELQALGVRRLSAGSGIAQAVFGRTASLAAAFLRDGATAPLGEGALPYPELNALMTGR; encoded by the coding sequence ATGACCTCACACGCCTCCAAGAACGCGCAGGTGTTTCGCCAGCTTCACGCCGAAGGGCTGTTGCTCCTCGCCAACGCCTGGGACGCGGGGACCGCGCGAGTCATCGAGAGCCAGGGCGCGAAGGCCCTCGCCACCACCAGCGCCGGCGTCGCGTGGGCTCACGGCTACATGGACGGAGACGCGTTGCCGGTGAAGCTGCTGGTCGCCACCGTGGCGGCAATCACCCGCGTGACGAAGGTACCGCTCACCGTGGACGTGGAGGGCGGCTACTCGAGCGACCCCGCCGCCGTGGGCGAAGCCATCGCCGCGGTCATCGACGCGGGCGCGGTGGGCATCAACCTCGAGGACGGTGGGGGAGCCCCGGAGCTGCTGAGCGCCAAGATTGAGGCCGTGAAGCGCACGGCCGCCCGGCTCGGCGTGGACCTGTTCGTGAACGCCCGCACGGACGTCTATCTGCGCGGCCTGGCCCCCAAGGGGCGCCAGGTCGAGGAGGCGCTGGCGCGTGCCGAGCGCTACCGCGCCGCCGGAGCCGATGGCCTCTTCGTGCCGGGAGTGACGGACGCCGCCGAAATCCGGGCCCTCGCCTCGGGGACGAAGCTCCCGCTGAACGTCATGGCGAGGCCCGGCCTGCCAACCGTGGCGGAGCTCCAGGCGCTGGGAGTCCGCCGGCTGAGCGCGGGCTCCGGCATCGCCCAGGCGGTGTTCGGCAGGACGGCCTCGCTGGCCGCCGCCTTCCTCCGTGACGGAGCCACCGCGCCGCTGGGCGAGGGCGCACTGCCCTACCCCGAGCTCAACGCGCTGATGACGGGCCGCTGA